TTGATGCCCAGGTGCCCATCAGCCATGAGTAAACCTGCTTTAAGTCTTTATAAGTTGATGCCCAAGTGCCCATGAATAAACCTCTAGAGACAAACTACCATTCGGACTAACGGGGGCTGCGTTTTTTAAACTAGCCAGTTCCATTGCTTATTAAGGAGTACGACTGCCGTCTAGCTACTTTGGTTACATTCAAAGATCAACCGATCCAAAAAATTTAGGGAATGTACCCAGTAGATTCTCCTTTGCAGGATATTGTAAGGATTTGATTGTCTTGATTCTTGAATGTGGTGGCTTATTTTAACTATATATACCACTATTTGTCATTTTGAATGAGTGCTTCTTTTACAACAATTAATGTTTCCCACTTCCATTTTCAAGTTTCATCACCCATTAATGGTGGAGGAAAACACTGCTTACTATCGGATTTTAAGCAACTACTAGCATATACATCTTCTATGAATGGTTACAACTTCGCTTTTTTTATTTCAGGAGGTTGAGGTTCTAATCTCATCATGGTAATGAGTAGCAGAGTAAGTGCGCCGTGCGCAGGAGTGTGAATAGTCATTATTAATCCATAATCGCGATCCTGACCTTCTATGAACATCTGCAAAGAATGAAGTATTTTTGGTGGTCATATTTATAGTGATGATGGCGATGGCGGATTCTTGCATGGCTATCAGGAAGTTGGAAGAAGCCGCTGATCTAAGCATAAGCGGGCAAAGTAGAGAAAAATGCTCGAGGTTGAGCTGTGACGGGTGAATTAAATGAttaccaaaaaaataaacaagaaaagTAGTACAACAACACCAAATTGTCTTTGGAAACAATTTCTCTCATGATCAGACTTGGGcgtgacatttttttttttggtttgtttggCAAGTATTGGAAACCAGTTTCCGAATGAAAATGGGAGACTTATTGCCTATGCTGATCCAACTAACCTAGAAACTCAACCCCTGAATGGATGTAGAGTGTAGTATTATTCAGTGAATAAGGCTGACTTTCCCCTAGAGAAACAGTTCTATCCTTGGCGGACATATTATAAGTAGACTAACGATACTATGACCTGATTAACTAAACACACGGGCGGGGGCTGAGTAAAACATTATGGGAGGATATAGATCGGCCGACTAAACAACAAAAACTTATATgaggttgagccccggccgtacACCGGGGTGATACCTAGCCTCTCTATAAGACTGTGACGCTCTACCACTGAACTATAAGGGCAAGACACCACAAAGTGTCTGCTGATCTAGGCATTACGAGAATTGAACTTGGGATCCCTCCCACGCAGTTGGCTTCTTAGTTCAGCTATTTTTAGGACATGCATCCTTCTCTTTTGAATTTAATCAAACGCATATTTCCTCCCAAAAGACAAGAGAATCATGTGCTTGGGACTGTTTGATACTAGAGTTCCAAATCATGATCAGCTGACTGGACGGGAATTATAAACAAAATATTATATCACATATGATGAATTATCAGAACTTATGAATAATAAATAAATTCCGTTGAAATTTCAATCGAAGtgttacttcaaaaaaaaaaaataaaaaaaaataaaaaaaaataaatcccaGTTCCAACACTTTTGGAGTTGTTTGATTGCTTCTTTTTCTTATCAAATACTCCAGTCAAATATCTGGCTCTACGATTTTTCACTTCCACCTCATAATGCAGTGTGCACTGTATCCCGTGTTTCAAAAAATAATGTAGTATCCGCTTATTGTTGTCTGTGACCCGTGCCCAACATAAATGCACTACTCTTagacattaaaaaaaaatataaaatcttaAGTTGGCATATCAAGATTTCAACCGTACAACACGTTCAATAGTGGCCTTCATACTAATACTTTAATGCAAAGCTAGAAGTAGATTTCTGTTGTTGTCAGCTGGAAATGGTTAGACACAGAGATTCGCTATATTATCACAGTAGATATCTGTTGTTATCAGCAAGAAATGGTTATACAGGAGATTCTCTATATTATCACCAAGAAACCAAAATGTACGAAACTGCATATTTGCTTGCTTTGTTTGGTGTAAATCAGACTCTTAACTGATTATCAGTCATTCCCAATTAATCTAAGGTTACTGCCCCATTAACTTTTCAACTTCTGTACCCAATAAATTTGACCTCATGTCACTGCATCAGGTGCCATACTGCTTGCTCTTAGAACAATCGGTCTACATTCAGAACGGAAGGAAGAGTAGGGTGCAAATAAAAGACTAAACTCTGTGTTCACGTAAGATTCACATTACAACTGTAATTCTATGTAAATGTTGAATTTGCCCTTCAACTACCAATAAATATACCCTCCAAGCCTTTTCCCTATAAATGAACCCTTCATTTCCATGACAACAACACACCCAAAAATGGCAgaaaaaagaggagaagaagatcCTTCAAATAACTGTGCAATATTTAGTTCCAAGGTGGAAAAAATGCAGAGTATCATACATGAGTACTCCGCAGGTAACAATTGTGCTCATCAAATTGAgagatatatgtatatatatatatgggtagATTCAATTTAGTTTTCACGTAAGCTGTTAGGCTtcggttgttgttttttgtaaatgGTGGCTTTGTTTTGGAATTTTCAGGTGGTTGGAACAAATGTTGGGAGCAAGGAGTGACACCATGGGATTTGGGTCAGCCAACGCCTCTCCTGCTACAACTTCTTGAGAACGAAACTCTTCCCAAAGGCAGAGTTCTAGTGCCTGGATGTGGGGCTGTGAGTTTCTTTAATATCAAACTTCTCTTTACAACTTTAGTGTATTACACCTCGCAGTTTAACTTGATTTGTTGAGGAATTTTTGTCACACCGCCAGGTTAATCATAACGATACTCAAAATTGAGTTTTGGAATGTGCCAGCTAGTAcacatatttttccttttcttatctaTTTTGCCGCTTACAGAATATTCAAACTGGCAGGGCCACGACGTAATTGCAATTGCAAACCCTGAACGCTATGTTGTAGGCCTGGATTTATCGGAAAATGGCCTTAAGAGGGCAAGAGAGGTAAGGTTTGCACATAATTTAGATATATATGCTGATATGCATGCATGGATGACTGCTTCTAGTCTGATTAGCTCCTTTATTCTACAGATTCTAGTCCGCTAAGCACATTGCGTTTTTTGTTTATCTAAATTCTTCTGTCACCAGATATCTTCATCATCACCAAATGCAAAATGTTTTGAGTTTATAGAGGCGGACTTCTTCACTTGGAGTCCAACTGAGAAATTTGATCTCGTTTTTGATTATACGTAAGTCGATAACTTCTTTTATTCTGTGGATTTCTCCATGTTACTGACGTTAATATATGGAGCATCCCTTGCAGGTTTTTCTGTGCGATTGAACCTCGCATGAGAACATCTTGGGGAACACAAATGCATGAGCTGTTGAAACCAGATGGAGAGCTCATAACTCTAATGTTTCCTGTAAGAGCAAGGACCCATTTTACTGCCTGAAACATATTTCTGACTTCAATGAAAATTAGAAACTAAATGCAAATCTGAAATCTTACATGCTTTTAAAATTTAACTGTagaatgtttttatttatttttttagttgcaCACTGATGAACGTGGTGTTGGTCCACCTTATAAAGTTTCTGCGGCCGAGTAATTTCTAaactcaatttatttattttcttttagttcaGTGGCTCTCTTCAATAGCTTGAACTAAGTAAATGAGTGTTTATGTTTTGTTGGTATCATCTGAGTAACTTATGAATATTTACATCTATCTGCAGTTATGAAGAGGTTTTGCATCCTTGGGGATTCAAGGCGACTTCTATAATGGATAACGATCTGGCTGTAGGACAGCGAAAGGTATGTGATATATTTCAAAATTGTAGGATGAAATTTGCTGTTAGGTATGTGATTCTAATGCCCAAAATCCAACGGTGGTAAGGTGCGACTCTTATCACTGGTGTCATAACGGCTCCAAAGGGAACCCCAAACTTGATGCCATACAGGCACAACTAAAATATCATATGCCATACCTGAAGGTCATCGCTCAAATGTCTTTACTAGGGATTACAGAACTCCTTGTTCTCTTTTGCAGGGTAACGAGAAGCTTGGGAGATGGAAGAGGTGTCTTTAAAAGAATCTCAATTATGAATAAAAGAAGAAAGCTAGTACTCTCGTATCTATAGTAATATTTCATCTATCTGGCTCATAAACACAGGCAGAGATGATGTGACAATCACAATGACAACCATCCTCGGATGATACAATTGTTGCATATGTGGAACACAAGCGTGTCTGAGAGTGTGTGAGAGAGCTGTGTAAGGTGTAACCTAAGTGTTAGAATAAAAGTTTTATAACAGAACTTTTCAGTTTCA
This is a stretch of genomic DNA from Papaver somniferum cultivar HN1 chromosome 1, ASM357369v1, whole genome shotgun sequence. It encodes these proteins:
- the LOC113284553 gene encoding probable thiol methyltransferase 2, whose protein sequence is MTTTHPKMAEKRGEEDPSNNCAIFSSKVEKMQSIIHEYSAGGWNKCWEQGVTPWDLGQPTPLLLQLLENETLPKGRVLVPGCGAGHDVIAIANPERYVVGLDLSENGLKRAREISSSSPNAKCFEFIEADFFTWSPTEKFDLVFDYTFFCAIEPRMRTSWGTQMHELLKPDGELITLMFPLHTDERGVGPPYKVSAADYEEVLHPWGFKATSIMDNDLAVGQRKGNEKLGRWKRCL